A region of Leptolyngbya sp. FACHB-261 DNA encodes the following proteins:
- a CDS encoding alpha/beta fold hydrolase, protein MVGEVFPVEEIDEYGQPWVSKSWLNEAEGTCRSHSMALEASEMEYVTRMQQYESVKFAITITENLAMLTLSIIAISLLTGIFYQAVSEALDRRRHPPQGELVDIGGFRLHLNCIGQGITTVVMDAGGGAPSITWGLVPSEIAKFTRVCTYDRAGLGWSDPNPGSSRTSQQNVDELHSLLTKAGINPPYILVGHSLGGVNMRLYASQYPEDVIGLVLVDSSHENQMTSEMWRRIKMQSWLYQVLRVVSQVGVLRLIGEMNLLPILEDIKREIQKYPLAVQTLFDTYKTFCYRPDYWATTSSELANIKKSFEEVQSVRSLGSLPLIVLSQGSKDSKMSDERFQKWASLQLDLTKLSSNSQRIIAENSGHLVQLDQPELVVSAVQQLIESV, encoded by the coding sequence ATGGTCGGTGAGGTTTTCCCTGTGGAAGAGATTGATGAATACGGTCAACCTTGGGTTAGCAAGAGCTGGCTGAACGAAGCAGAAGGCACTTGCCGCTCTCACTCCATGGCGCTGGAGGCAAGCGAGATGGAATACGTGACGAGGATGCAGCAGTATGAATCTGTAAAATTTGCTATAACAATTACGGAAAATTTGGCTATGCTTACTCTAAGTATTATCGCGATCTCATTACTTACAGGGATTTTCTATCAGGCAGTGAGTGAAGCCTTGGACCGACGCAGACATCCTCCACAGGGTGAACTTGTTGATATTGGGGGATTTCGTCTACATCTCAACTGTATTGGGCAGGGTATAACAACGGTTGTTATGGACGCTGGTGGTGGTGCTCCCTCAATTACATGGGGCTTGGTTCCATCTGAAATTGCTAAATTTACCCGAGTTTGCACTTATGATCGAGCGGGGTTGGGTTGGAGCGATCCCAATCCCGGAAGCTCCCGCACCAGTCAGCAGAACGTTGATGAATTGCATTCACTTTTGACTAAGGCTGGAATTAATCCTCCCTACATTTTAGTTGGGCACTCATTAGGTGGAGTCAATATGCGGCTGTATGCAAGTCAATATCCAGAAGATGTGATCGGATTAGTGTTAGTCGATTCTTCCCATGAAAATCAGATGACATCCGAAATGTGGAGGCGCATAAAAATGCAGTCTTGGCTTTATCAGGTTTTGAGAGTTGTCAGTCAAGTTGGAGTGCTGCGATTAATCGGGGAGATGAATCTGTTGCCAATTCTTGAGGACATTAAGCGAGAAATTCAAAAATATCCACTGGCAGTACAAACCTTATTTGATACCTATAAAACCTTCTGTTACCGTCCCGACTATTGGGCAACCACATCCAGTGAACTGGCCAATATAAAAAAGAGCTTTGAGGAAGTTCAATCAGTTAGATCACTGGGCAGCCTGCCTTTGATTGTGTTGAGCCAAGGTTCTAAAGATTCAAAGATGAGTGATGAAAGATTCCAGAAATGGGCATCACTTCAGCTAGACTTGACCAAATTATCGTCAAATAGCCAACGTATCATTGCAGAAAATAGTGGACATCTTGTGCAACTGGATCAACCTGAATTGGTTGTTAGTGCAGTCCAACAGTTGATTGAGAGCGTCTAA
- a CDS encoding ISAzo13-like element transposase-related protein, producing MEIICLTTTIRVLYGNFQSNNSYQGVVFHSVEMVQDLMAKAKTRTGLTVFTTLLDKVYETGRKVTQGFKETMEIVFDEHLPK from the coding sequence ATGGAAATCATCTGCCTAACCACTACTATAAGGGTGTTATACGGAAACTTTCAGTCCAATAATAGTTATCAAGGGGTTGTATTCCACAGCGTTGAAATGGTTCAAGATTTGATGGCAAAAGCAAAGACCCGAACAGGTCTTACCGTATTTACCACCCTTTTGGATAAGGTTTATGAAACAGGACGGAAGGTGACACAAGGGTTTAAGGAAACAATGGAAATTGTCTTTGATGAACACTTACCTAAATGA
- a CDS encoding Na(+)/H(+) antiporter subunit B, translating into MKWIYIVAGIAFFFKMLFLSENPAPTLPFSIVDAVVQDSGIPNAVSGIILRNRLYDTIFEVVVFTIAIMGTKYLLSNERPPKKVYQFSDESSMILARLGATISALVGVELAIRGHLSPGGGFAAGVAGGTAIGLIAMTSSTEWMQGIYQRWHAAVWEKISVLVFILLSVITLSGFELPHGDFGALLSGGILPILNILVAIKVALGSWAVVLIFIRYRGLL; encoded by the coding sequence ATGAAATGGATTTATATTGTTGCAGGAATTGCATTTTTCTTCAAAATGCTATTTTTGTCTGAAAATCCAGCTCCTACCTTACCGTTCTCCATCGTCGATGCGGTGGTCCAGGATAGCGGCATACCGAATGCGGTTTCAGGTATTATCTTGCGTAATCGCCTGTATGACACGATTTTTGAAGTGGTTGTTTTTACAATCGCCATCATGGGAACTAAGTATCTCCTATCCAATGAACGGCCACCTAAAAAGGTCTACCAATTTAGCGACGAATCTTCCATGATTCTGGCGCGGTTGGGGGCAACCATATCTGCCTTGGTGGGAGTTGAATTAGCGATTCGTGGACATCTTAGTCCAGGAGGAGGCTTTGCGGCTGGAGTAGCTGGGGGAACGGCAATCGGACTGATTGCCATGACCTCATCTACGGAATGGATGCAGGGAATTTATCAGCGTTGGCACGCCGCTGTCTGGGAAAAGATATCAGTGCTCGTATTTATTTTACTGTCCGTGATAACGCTATCCGGATTTGAACTTCCCCACGGTGATTTCGGCGCTCTGCTGAGTGGTGGAATTTTGCCAATTTTGAATATTTTGGTAGCAATCAAAGTAGCTTTGGGATCGTGGGCCGTCGTTCTCATATTTATTCGCTATAGAGGGTTGTTATAG
- a CDS encoding DUF4040 domain-containing protein: protein MSWPIAPAAVPAVPSILGGVVMDSYVYIIVALLPLAAAMVIFQTNPYHALVIRGILGAIAALVYTVLGAPDVALTEALVGTLLAISLYAVAVRSSLVLRLGVLKDEAVTGNLTESPPKHSFRQLLEDLRAVFGKHYMRVELVPYMDEEELHQALLDKDVHAICAYTEPLEGKSQTKAMPPYTTTTRLPRIHEILQAEMVSVPVRLSHNSSSKSEIKG, encoded by the coding sequence ATGTCCTGGCCTATTGCTCCAGCAGCAGTCCCAGCCGTACCCTCAATTTTAGGAGGCGTAGTGATGGATAGCTATGTTTATATCATTGTTGCACTGTTGCCCCTGGCCGCTGCAATGGTTATCTTTCAAACGAACCCTTACCATGCTCTCGTGATTCGGGGCATTTTGGGGGCGATCGCCGCCCTTGTTTACACGGTGCTGGGTGCTCCAGATGTGGCTTTAACCGAAGCATTGGTGGGAACGTTGTTAGCGATTAGCCTATATGCGGTGGCTGTGCGATCGTCCTTGGTGTTGCGGTTGGGGGTATTAAAAGATGAGGCTGTTACTGGCAACTTAACGGAATCTCCCCCAAAACATTCCTTCCGCCAACTACTGGAAGATCTGCGCGCTGTATTTGGCAAGCATTATATGCGAGTCGAACTCGTACCTTACATGGACGAGGAAGAGCTGCACCAAGCCCTTTTAGACAAGGATGTACATGCTATTTGTGCCTATACGGAGCCTTTAGAAGGGAAATCACAGACCAAAGCAATGCCCCCCTATACAACAACGACACGTCTCCCTCGTATCCACGAGATTTTGCAAGCCGAAATGGTTTCTGTCCCTGTACGGCTTAGTCACAACAGCTCATCAAAATCGGAGATAAAGGGATGA
- a CDS encoding monovalent cation/H(+) antiporter subunit G has product MIKLLSYVCIGVGLIFWFWGTSSLLTRRSVLFKLHNLSVSDTLGSISIITGLLLLRPREWPLLLLAILSLVLWNTMLGYVLAYCSSSSPSRTLNFRRRSDG; this is encoded by the coding sequence ATGATTAAGCTGTTGAGCTACGTCTGTATTGGAGTTGGGTTAATCTTCTGGTTCTGGGGTACCTCGTCTCTGTTGACTCGGCGATCGGTGCTGTTCAAACTCCACAACCTTTCGGTATCAGACACTTTGGGGTCGATTAGCATCATTACAGGTCTGCTCCTACTCCGCCCCCGTGAGTGGCCGCTCCTGCTCCTGGCAATTCTTTCCCTAGTCCTATGGAATACGATGCTGGGCTATGTCCTGGCCTATTGCTCCAGCAGCAGTCCCAGCCGTACCCTCAATTTTAGGAGGCGTAGTGATGGATAG
- a CDS encoding Na+/H+ antiporter subunit E: protein MIAHIIFRLVIWFLLTANLSVANIIIGVSVALLLPRGATSPTRLKELLRAIWKIVRAIPQAYSEAIQLILQPHTQEEIVMERVKTRRTPGLIFLDIFLITFTPKTTVLKYHEDGWYEVHRVCRRKQP, encoded by the coding sequence ATGATTGCACATATCATTTTTCGATTGGTAATCTGGTTCTTGCTAACGGCTAACCTGAGTGTGGCAAATATCATCATTGGTGTGAGCGTTGCATTACTGTTACCTCGCGGCGCAACTTCACCCACACGGCTGAAGGAGTTGCTACGAGCAATATGGAAAATTGTTCGAGCCATTCCCCAAGCCTACTCGGAAGCCATTCAACTGATTTTGCAACCCCATACTCAAGAAGAAATCGTGATGGAGCGGGTTAAGACGAGGCGAACACCTGGCCTTATCTTCCTGGATATATTTCTAATTACCTTTACCCCTAAAACCACCGTCTTGAAGTATCACGAAGACGGCTGGTACGAAGTTCATCGCGTATGTAGGAGGAAACAGCCATGA
- a CDS encoding cation:proton antiporter: MTALTLSWIGFPFAVGFLIYLLPRLSRSLALAGTLVSVAYSIWLFLASEPITLRLLDNFGVSLLLDPLASFFILTNALVTTAVIFYCWQSDRSSFFFAQTLILHGSVNAALICSDLISLYVALEVLSIAAFLLITYPRTDRSIWVGLRYLFISNIAMLFYLVGAVLVYKAHHSFGFEGLRGAPYEAIALIFLGLLTKAGIFVSGLWLPLTHSESESPVSALMSGMVVKAGVLPMVRFALFLEEMDPIVRFFGVGTALLGVFYAVFEKDVKRMLAFHTVSQLGFILAAPEVGGFYALTHGLVKASLFLQAGKLPSRSFKELNQRSLHTPLWIALVIASFSISGFPLLSGFGAKVLTMKNLLPWQVIAMNVAALGTSISFAKFIFLPHKNLNESERPSLQPGFWAAMVLLLGGLFAANVVYYEAYTFANTVKPLGTIFLGWILYLAIFRQVVLKLPRVLEEFEHLVGVMALSLVALFWMAMA, from the coding sequence ATGACAGCCCTTACTTTGTCCTGGATCGGATTTCCGTTTGCGGTGGGTTTTCTGATTTACCTGTTACCTCGCCTCTCGCGATCGCTTGCCCTGGCTGGCACTTTAGTTTCGGTAGCCTATTCCATATGGTTATTTCTTGCATCCGAACCCATTACGCTACGGTTACTGGATAACTTTGGGGTTAGCCTGCTGTTAGATCCGTTAGCAAGTTTCTTTATTTTGACCAATGCTCTCGTTACAACTGCTGTCATTTTTTATTGCTGGCAGAGTGATCGCTCTTCCTTCTTCTTTGCACAAACCCTGATCCTTCACGGTAGTGTGAATGCAGCGTTAATCTGCTCCGATTTAATTAGTTTGTATGTAGCACTAGAGGTTTTGAGTATTGCTGCATTCTTGCTCATTACTTATCCAAGAACAGATCGATCGATCTGGGTTGGACTGCGCTATTTATTCATCAGTAACATCGCGATGCTGTTCTATTTGGTGGGAGCAGTACTGGTTTATAAGGCCCATCATTCCTTTGGTTTTGAAGGATTACGGGGAGCACCTTATGAAGCGATCGCCCTCATTTTTTTAGGTCTGCTGACTAAAGCAGGCATATTTGTATCAGGACTCTGGCTCCCGCTCACCCACTCTGAGTCAGAATCGCCCGTTTCAGCCCTGATGTCTGGGATGGTGGTCAAGGCAGGGGTGCTGCCGATGGTGCGTTTCGCCCTTTTTCTAGAAGAGATGGACCCAATTGTGCGTTTTTTTGGGGTAGGAACGGCACTGTTGGGGGTGTTCTATGCGGTCTTTGAGAAGGATGTAAAACGGATGCTGGCATTCCATACGGTGTCGCAGTTGGGCTTCATCCTAGCGGCTCCAGAGGTTGGCGGGTTCTATGCCCTAACCCACGGGTTGGTAAAGGCTTCTCTGTTTCTTCAAGCGGGAAAACTGCCCAGCCGCAGTTTCAAAGAGCTGAACCAGCGATCGCTCCATACTCCTCTTTGGATTGCCCTCGTGATTGCCAGCTTCTCAATTTCAGGATTTCCTTTGCTGTCGGGTTTTGGGGCAAAGGTGTTAACCATGAAGAATTTGCTGCCCTGGCAGGTGATTGCGATGAACGTTGCAGCTTTAGGAACATCTATTTCGTTTGCGAAGTTCATCTTTTTGCCTCATAAAAACCTAAATGAGTCAGAGCGGCCATCTCTTCAACCGGGTTTTTGGGCTGCGATGGTGCTGCTTCTGGGTGGATTGTTCGCGGCTAACGTTGTGTATTACGAGGCATATACCTTCGCAAATACTGTGAAGCCTTTAGGCACCATCTTCCTGGGGTGGATTCTTTACCTGGCAATTTTCCGGCAGGTGGTTCTGAAACTACCCCGTGTTCTGGAGGAATTTGAACATCTAGTCGGGGTTATGGCCCTAAGTTTAGTCGCGCTCTTCTGGATGGCAATGGCATGA
- a CDS encoding cation:proton antiporter subunit C: MQMLLEESVLEACALATILLGFFGIILKKNLVMKIISMDVMSTGVIAYYIVIAARDGWFTPIVTEGTPQAYADPVPQAVILTAIVIGFSIQALMLVGVMKLSRDNPTLESNEIERNQTL; this comes from the coding sequence ATGCAGATGTTATTGGAAGAATCTGTGTTAGAAGCTTGTGCTTTAGCCACTATTCTATTGGGGTTCTTCGGCATCATTCTGAAAAAGAACCTGGTCATGAAAATCATCTCTATGGATGTGATGAGTACTGGGGTGATTGCCTACTACATCGTCATAGCAGCGCGAGATGGTTGGTTTACGCCTATTGTTACTGAGGGAACGCCACAAGCCTATGCCGATCCTGTACCTCAGGCGGTCATCCTGACGGCAATTGTTATTGGCTTTTCAATTCAGGCTCTTATGCTGGTCGGTGTGATGAAGCTGTCGCGTGATAATCCCACCTTGGAAAGCAACGAGATTGAGCGGAATCAAACATTATGA
- a CDS encoding cation:proton antiporter: MILSNILPSFSERIAALMAPLPVLATVVAEDSPIILSGVLLTLVVIYLASKLGAEVARRLDFPPVLGELVAGVVVGVSALHLVIFPEGGLSASDSVIMTALQGLNQLAPDALTRIFESQSEVISVLAEIGVIILLFEIGLESDLRQLKEVGIQATVVACVGVAAPFTAGTAGLMMLFHVAAIPAIFAGAALTATSIGITSKVLSELGQLKSKEGQIIVGAAVIDDVLGIIVLAVVASLAKTGEIDVANVIYLIVSATAFLIGSILLGGVFNKSFVAIVDQLKTRGNIVVPAFIFAFFMAFLGNAIHLEAILGAFAAGLVLDETDARNELDELIKPIADLLVPIFFVTVGARADLGVLNPMVPDNRAGLWIAVFLVGVAIIGKLVTGWGVFGLPGINRLAIGVGMIPRGEVGLVFAGIGSASGILDKPLEVSIIIMVILTTFLAPPFLRVAFGSSTQPISELTTPVEAASE, from the coding sequence ATGATTTTGTCTAACATTCTGCCTTCTTTCAGTGAGAGAATTGCCGCTCTCATGGCTCCGCTACCAGTCCTAGCGACCGTTGTTGCTGAGGATTCACCCATTATTCTGTCTGGTGTATTGCTGACGCTGGTAGTGATTTATCTGGCCAGCAAGCTCGGTGCAGAGGTTGCTAGGCGACTGGATTTTCCGCCCGTCTTGGGGGAACTGGTCGCCGGTGTGGTTGTCGGCGTTTCGGCGTTGCACCTAGTAATCTTTCCCGAAGGGGGGTTGTCTGCTTCTGACTCGGTGATTATGACAGCGCTGCAAGGATTGAATCAATTGGCACCGGATGCGCTGACCCGGATCTTTGAGTCGCAAAGTGAAGTGATTTCGGTTCTGGCTGAAATCGGCGTGATTATTCTGCTGTTTGAAATTGGATTGGAATCCGATCTGCGGCAGCTGAAGGAAGTGGGAATTCAAGCCACGGTTGTCGCCTGTGTCGGAGTCGCGGCACCTTTTACGGCAGGCACGGCAGGGTTAATGATGCTCTTTCATGTCGCAGCAATTCCAGCGATTTTTGCGGGGGCTGCGTTAACGGCAACGAGTATCGGCATTACCTCTAAAGTGTTGTCAGAGTTAGGTCAACTCAAATCCAAAGAAGGGCAAATCATTGTTGGCGCGGCGGTGATTGATGATGTTCTCGGCATTATTGTCCTGGCTGTAGTCGCCAGTTTAGCCAAAACAGGTGAGATTGATGTTGCCAATGTCATCTACTTGATTGTCAGCGCTACCGCATTTTTGATTGGATCAATTTTGCTGGGGGGTGTCTTTAACAAAAGTTTTGTGGCGATCGTGGATCAGCTCAAAACCCGTGGAAATATTGTGGTTCCGGCATTTATCTTCGCTTTCTTTATGGCGTTTTTAGGTAATGCTATTCATCTCGAAGCGATTTTGGGTGCCTTTGCAGCGGGTTTGGTACTCGATGAAACTGATGCCCGGAACGAGTTAGATGAATTAATCAAACCGATCGCCGATTTACTAGTACCCATTTTCTTTGTGACGGTGGGAGCGCGTGCTGACCTCGGTGTTTTGAACCCGATGGTACCAGACAATCGGGCGGGACTATGGATTGCTGTCTTTTTGGTGGGAGTGGCGATCATTGGCAAACTGGTGACGGGCTGGGGAGTGTTTGGACTACCCGGAATCAATCGCCTCGCGATCGGGGTTGGGATGATCCCTCGAGGTGAGGTGGGTCTAGTGTTTGCTGGCATCGGTTCAGCTAGCGGCATTTTGGATAAGCCGCTGGAGGTGTCGATTATTATCATGGTGATCTTGACAACTTTTCTGGCTCCACCCTTTTTGCGGGTTGCCTTTGGTTCATCCACTCAGCCCATCTCAGAACTTACCACGCCTGTAGAAGCAGCGAGTGAGTAA
- a CDS encoding P-II family nitrogen regulator, whose product MAKPAKKLVIVTEKILLKKIADIIEESGATGYTVVATGGKGSRNVRSSGQPNVSDTNANIKFEVLTPDRDMAENIADQVAVKFFLDFAGMIYICDAEVLYGHSFCGPDGC is encoded by the coding sequence ATGGCCAAGCCAGCCAAAAAGCTCGTCATCGTCACGGAAAAGATTCTGCTGAAAAAGATCGCCGATATCATCGAAGAATCCGGGGCAACCGGTTATACGGTTGTAGCAACCGGCGGTAAAGGCAGTCGCAACGTGCGCTCGTCGGGACAACCCAACGTTTCTGACACCAATGCGAATATAAAATTCGAGGTGCTCACCCCGGATCGGGATATGGCCGAGAATATTGCGGATCAGGTCGCAGTGAAGTTTTTCCTCGATTTCGCGGGCATGATCTATATCTGTGACGCGGAGGTACTGTACGGGCACAGTTTCTGTGGACCAGACGGCTGTTGA
- a CDS encoding sodium-dependent bicarbonate transport family permease yields the protein MDFLSLFLLDFVKQLQSPTLSFLIGGMVIAALGSELVIPEAITQIIVFMLLMKIGLTGGQAIRNSSLTEMLLPVAFAVALGVLIVFIARYTLAKLPKVNTVDAIATGGLFGAVSGSTMAAALTVLEGQNIPYEAWAGALYPFMDIPALVTAIVIANIYLNKKKRSAAGESLSKQEYLSKQTVAAGDYPDQQDYPKTRQEYLSKQQSADNRVKIWPIVEESLRGPALSAMLLGIALGILTQPESVYKSFYDPLFRGLLSILMLVMGMEAWSRIGELRKVAQWYVVYSVVAPLVHGFIAFGLGMIAHYTTGFSLGGVVVLAVIASSSSDISGPPTLRAGIPSANPSAYIGASTAIGTPIAIGVGIPLFLGLAQAIGGLGVI from the coding sequence GTGGATTTCTTGTCCTTGTTCTTACTGGACTTCGTTAAGCAGTTGCAGTCCCCAACACTCAGCTTTCTGATTGGTGGTATGGTCATTGCCGCCCTTGGTAGCGAATTGGTGATTCCAGAGGCAATTACTCAGATCATCGTCTTCATGCTGCTCATGAAAATCGGTCTGACCGGTGGTCAGGCGATCCGCAATTCCAGCCTAACGGAGATGCTGTTACCCGTAGCGTTTGCTGTAGCGTTAGGAGTTCTCATTGTATTCATCGCGCGCTATACGTTGGCCAAGCTGCCGAAGGTCAACACCGTGGATGCGATTGCGACCGGGGGGTTGTTTGGTGCTGTGAGTGGCTCTACTATGGCCGCCGCCCTGACGGTACTGGAGGGACAAAACATCCCATACGAGGCATGGGCTGGCGCACTCTATCCCTTCATGGATATCCCAGCGCTCGTAACTGCGATTGTGATTGCCAATATTTATCTCAACAAGAAGAAGCGTAGTGCAGCAGGCGAGTCTCTCAGCAAGCAGGAGTATCTCAGCAAGCAGACCGTTGCAGCAGGCGATTATCCCGATCAGCAGGATTATCCCAAAACCCGGCAAGAGTATCTCAGCAAGCAGCAGTCTGCGGATAATCGGGTCAAAATATGGCCGATCGTGGAGGAAAGCCTCCGGGGTCCTGCCCTATCGGCAATGTTGCTTGGCATTGCTCTTGGCATACTCACCCAGCCAGAAAGTGTCTATAAAAGCTTCTACGACCCCCTCTTCCGCGGCTTGCTTTCGATTTTGATGCTGGTTATGGGTATGGAGGCTTGGTCAAGGATTGGCGAACTGCGCAAGGTAGCCCAGTGGTACGTCGTGTATAGCGTGGTGGCACCGCTGGTGCATGGGTTCATCGCCTTCGGTCTCGGTATGATTGCCCACTACACCACAGGATTCAGCCTTGGTGGCGTAGTGGTTCTGGCCGTCATCGCCTCCTCGAGTTCAGACATCTCAGGTCCGCCCACGTTGCGAGCCGGTATCCCGTCGGCCAATCCCTCTGCCTACATCGGTGCCTCCACAGCCATCGGTACACCCATTGCGATCGGCGTGGGAATACCGCTCTTCCTCGGGCTTGCCCAGGCGATCGGCGGCCTAGGCGTCATCTAA
- a CDS encoding sensor histidine kinase yields MNPVLDFSPTFRKTLRYIEWLLVSALLLVYGLDSQSNHSLVGFLGILACLSGFVGLSWILPSYRPVWQRQIYLLFGVLLALLIRLLGLDWNLLLYFYIAKSCFLLERKSLSVTLVGITLLDVLLYYWTLLQRFQNSPSWILNLPGSQQIWQWTLAYIVTHIAILAFVVYLSLVVITEQKSRHRAEALAQQVETLAAALERTRIARDIHDSLGHLLTNLNARLAVAQALRDRDPIEASQAVDMAKLLASQSMAEVKRSLQIIRRADFDLNQALTALMEQLRYNQDLSVQWDINLPPLPLSTSHHVYCIVKEGLINIQKHSHASEAHLQCQFTAQELCLELEDNGQGFDPTCSYDGFGLKGMEERVQLLGGKLTINSALGLGTKIQITIPL; encoded by the coding sequence ATGAATCCGGTGTTAGATTTCTCTCCAACCTTTCGCAAAACTCTACGCTATATCGAGTGGCTGCTTGTGTCAGCCTTGCTCTTAGTGTATGGATTAGACAGCCAATCTAACCACTCACTGGTTGGATTTTTGGGAATACTGGCTTGTCTGAGCGGTTTTGTTGGCCTGAGCTGGATCTTGCCATCCTATCGCCCAGTTTGGCAAAGGCAAATTTATCTTCTGTTTGGCGTTTTATTGGCGCTTCTGATTCGATTGCTAGGGCTAGATTGGAATCTTCTTCTGTATTTTTACATTGCCAAAAGTTGCTTCCTATTGGAGCGTAAAAGTCTCAGCGTGACCCTCGTTGGAATTACGCTTCTGGACGTTTTACTGTACTACTGGACACTGCTCCAACGGTTTCAAAACAGTCCGAGCTGGATACTGAATCTTCCTGGTTCGCAACAGATATGGCAATGGACTTTGGCGTATATCGTTACCCATATTGCCATTCTTGCGTTTGTGGTTTATCTCAGCTTGGTCGTAATTACAGAGCAAAAAAGCCGACATCGAGCAGAAGCGCTTGCGCAGCAGGTTGAAACGTTGGCCGCGGCCCTAGAACGGACCCGCATTGCCCGTGATATTCATGACTCACTTGGACATCTCTTAACCAACCTCAATGCTCGGCTAGCCGTGGCTCAAGCATTACGAGATCGTGACCCTATTGAAGCTTCCCAAGCTGTTGATATGGCAAAACTCCTTGCTAGCCAGAGCATGGCGGAAGTGAAGCGCTCGTTGCAGATTATCCGGAGAGCCGATTTTGATCTGAATCAAGCACTGACAGCCTTAATGGAGCAGCTGCGGTATAACCAGGATTTAAGTGTTCAATGGGACATCAACCTGCCGCCTTTACCACTGTCAACAAGTCATCATGTCTACTGTATTGTTAAAGAAGGATTAATCAACATTCAAAAGCATTCTCATGCCTCAGAAGCCCATCTGCAATGTCAGTTCACCGCTCAAGAACTGTGTTTGGAGTTGGAAGATAACGGTCAGGGGTTTGATCCAACTTGTTCGTATGATGGGTTTGGATTAAAAGGAATGGAAGAGCGAGTCCAACTCTTGGGCGGAAAGCTTACGATTAACAGTGCTTTGGGCTTAGGCACAAAAATTCAGATCACGATCCCCTTATGA
- a CDS encoding response regulator transcription factor has translation MIRLLIVDDQTIFRQDLAKLLSLEADLEVTGQASDGRQAIELVPSLQPDVVLMDVRMPICDGVVATREIHQRYRWIRILVLTMFDDDEYIQQSLKAGALGYLLKDTPATQIATAIRSVYLGYSQLGPSIAPKVFAQLKTNDLLSEEEVKHLLSKRELEVLNLIGQGKNNQEIAQTLYLTEGTVRNYVTRIMSQLGLRDRVQAALWARQHLLGW, from the coding sequence ATGATCCGTCTGCTGATCGTCGATGATCAAACGATCTTTCGCCAAGACCTCGCGAAACTGCTGTCCCTTGAGGCAGATTTAGAAGTCACAGGGCAAGCCTCGGATGGGCGGCAAGCCATTGAGCTCGTTCCCTCACTTCAACCGGATGTGGTACTCATGGATGTGAGAATGCCAATCTGTGATGGAGTTGTGGCAACCCGTGAAATCCATCAACGTTATCGTTGGATTCGGATCTTGGTACTTACGATGTTTGATGATGATGAGTATATTCAACAGTCTTTGAAAGCTGGTGCCTTAGGATATTTGCTCAAAGATACCCCTGCCACTCAAATCGCGACTGCAATTCGCTCAGTCTACCTGGGATATAGTCAGTTAGGACCCTCGATCGCCCCAAAAGTATTCGCCCAACTAAAAACGAATGATTTGCTTTCAGAAGAAGAGGTTAAACATCTACTGAGCAAACGTGAACTGGAGGTGTTGAACTTAATCGGGCAAGGCAAAAATAATCAAGAAATTGCTCAAACCCTCTATCTCACTGAAGGGACAGTCAGAAATTATGTGACTCGGATTATGAGTCAGCTAGGTCTACGCGATCGCGTTCAGGCTGCACTTTGGGCGAGGCAACATCTGCTTGGCTGGTAG